The Lachnospiraceae bacterium oral taxon 500 genome window below encodes:
- a CDS encoding DNA internalization-related competence protein ComEC/Rec2, translating into MDDMRPRASSRAAAQAVPDERSWLQKEGAPPEEVSANDRQSGWWQRVRAKQKIIILLLLCLLGFGIRYYIFEQQSRSLDAYLGQSCRISGRVVFQRERAKGYEYYIQAEKIAFGQADFFPSHLKFQFYSSEKVQVNSQITVAGKLSALAPPKNPGEWDQKSYFKGKNIYYQLKKAEIKDRKVFRPNLIQRFREWADRQSSCYLPEKEKGLFLSLFAGDRSGLDQELTENFKKTGISHVLAVSGLHVGLLALLLNLALKKLPLPYAVQFGIIMTVLLFFTGFTGSQASTVRAVLMFGILQGSYFFNRAKEPKTAYLLTLLLLLLYNPFYIYDIGFLLSFISVGAILFLHPFLLADKPKYVRMIGLTVIIQVALLPVSSLFFHHFSLSAVLANLWIIPAISYFLGIGSVALLFSWFSTAAAQIMAGSGYYAAQAAMRAAALLAGLPFSEVPIRAMRPGEIALFYAIILAALLSRRKKLLWGLLFAVIIFIPYTWQPQLGMLNVGQAESMVIEYRNKTLVIDTGLTANKSTVTYLQYRGKYRIDMILLSHLDKDHAGGLENLLAAYPVGSIGIAESYRQLDGGNLENEELIKVRESYYQLLKLAAKYQIPVVYWQTGDRIEIADLGFQFLYPEAEEMIWASNDFSLVAEMEYCGSKTLFTGDIGREVETLLLERGMLNEITVLKTAHHGSKYSSSPEFLAMTKPKLAIISCGLYNRYGHPSPLLMQELAERGTQSRVTAWDGAIFLHFSRNGEVIIDE; encoded by the coding sequence ATGGATGATATGCGGCCGAGAGCAAGCAGCCGGGCAGCGGCTCAGGCGGTGCCGGATGAGCGGTCATGGCTTCAAAAGGAGGGAGCGCCGCCCGAGGAAGTATCGGCTAACGATAGGCAATCGGGCTGGTGGCAGCGGGTTCGCGCAAAGCAAAAAATAATTATTTTGCTGCTGCTTTGTCTGCTTGGTTTTGGGATCCGGTATTATATCTTTGAGCAGCAGAGCCGAAGCCTGGACGCATATTTAGGGCAAAGTTGCCGGATCAGCGGCCGGGTCGTTTTTCAAAGAGAGCGGGCAAAAGGTTACGAGTATTATATTCAAGCAGAGAAAATTGCCTTTGGACAGGCGGATTTCTTTCCATCCCATCTTAAGTTTCAATTTTATTCTTCCGAAAAAGTTCAAGTAAATAGTCAGATTACGGTAGCGGGCAAGCTGTCTGCTTTGGCGCCGCCTAAAAATCCGGGCGAATGGGATCAAAAAAGCTATTTTAAGGGAAAAAATATATATTATCAGCTGAAAAAGGCGGAAATCAAGGATAGAAAAGTCTTCCGGCCAAACCTGATACAGCGCTTTCGGGAATGGGCTGACCGGCAAAGCAGCTGTTATTTGCCGGAAAAAGAAAAGGGGCTGTTTTTAAGCCTGTTTGCCGGTGATCGGAGCGGGCTGGATCAGGAATTAACGGAAAACTTCAAGAAAACCGGTATCAGTCATGTGCTGGCGGTATCGGGCCTGCATGTTGGGCTATTGGCATTGCTGCTCAATTTGGCCTTAAAAAAATTGCCGTTGCCGTATGCGGTTCAATTTGGCATTATCATGACGGTGCTGCTCTTTTTCACGGGTTTTACCGGCAGTCAGGCTTCGACCGTCCGGGCGGTGCTGATGTTTGGAATTTTACAGGGCTCATATTTTTTTAACCGGGCAAAAGAGCCGAAAACAGCGTATTTATTGACTTTGCTTTTACTGCTGCTTTATAATCCTTTTTATATTTATGATATTGGTTTTTTGCTGTCTTTTATCAGTGTTGGTGCGATTTTGTTTCTGCATCCGTTTTTGCTGGCCGATAAGCCCAAATATGTCCGGATGATTGGTTTGACCGTGATTATTCAGGTGGCTTTGTTGCCGGTTTCCAGCTTGTTTTTTCATCATTTTTCGTTGTCGGCGGTGTTGGCTAACTTATGGATCATCCCGGCCATTTCTTATTTTCTGGGGATTGGCAGCGTGGCTTTGCTGTTTAGCTGGTTTTCTACGGCAGCAGCGCAAATTATGGCGGGCAGCGGTTATTATGCGGCGCAGGCGGCAATGAGGGCGGCGGCGCTGTTAGCCGGGCTTCCGTTTAGTGAAGTTCCCATTCGAGCAATGCGGCCGGGGGAGATAGCCTTATTTTATGCGATTATTTTAGCAGCTTTGCTCAGCCGCCGAAAAAAATTGCTGTGGGGACTGCTGTTTGCAGTGATTATTTTTATTCCCTACACCTGGCAGCCGCAGCTGGGGATGCTTAATGTCGGGCAGGCCGAATCAATGGTGATAGAGTACCGGAATAAAACGCTGGTGATTGATACCGGACTGACAGCCAATAAAAGTACGGTTACTTATTTGCAGTACCGGGGAAAATACAGGATTGATATGATTTTGCTGTCGCATTTGGACAAGGATCATGCCGGTGGTTTGGAAAATTTGCTGGCGGCTTATCCGGTCGGCAGCATCGGCATTGCCGAAAGCTACCGGCAGCTGGATGGGGGCAATTTGGAAAATGAAGAATTGATAAAGGTGAGAGAGAGTTATTATCAGTTGCTGAAATTAGCTGCAAAATATCAGATACCGGTTGTATATTGGCAAACGGGAGACCGGATTGAGATAGCGGATTTGGGCTTTCAATTTCTTTACCCGGAGGCGGAAGAAATGATTTGGGCGAGCAATGACTTTTCCTTGGTGGCGGAAATGGAGTATTGCGGCAGTAAAACTTTATTTACCGGCGATATTGGCCGAGAGGTGGAAACGCTTCTTTTGGAAAGAGGAATGCTGAATGAAATTACCGTTTTAAAAACAGCGCATCACGGTTCCAAATATTCCAGCAGTCCGGAGTTTTTAGCAATGACCAAACCAAAGCTTGCAATCATTTCCTGCGGCCTGTATAATAGGTACGGACATCCCTCACCGCTGTTGATGCAGGAGTTGGCGGAACGGGGGACACAAAGTCGGGTAACGGCTTGGGATGGCGCAATTTTTCTGCATTTTTCCCGAAACGGAGAGGTGATCATTGATGAGTAA
- a CDS encoding two-component sensor histidine kinase: MKKRSIQNQLNIAFVSIGVIGILTVTFIMAFLVYNNYNRELERKMAMESNMIAGELAAQNFFNRYYYELEKLSVFAEVSHRVLILNRQASVIYDTEDIDRGKLYAVPEVIQALNGKLSYAYAKQREVRMVVLPAKGIDSDVIQGVVVVMASNREVMATLRMMIYAGLGVIVSVIFLILMASFWLSGFITKPFTELTRQLNRIKDGNFDEIKGDERAKEVDEIISAANHMIRNLKDIEENHKQFVANVSHELKTPLSSIKVLSDSLLGQSNIEEELYQEFLQDISNEVERENRIINDLLTLSKMGNQSTALNIKEISVNELLETVMKRLKPLADKKGIQMFFESSREIQAELDEIQITLAFSNLVENAIKYNQENGVIHAKLDSDLKNFTVEIIDTGIGITEEEIYHIFDRFYRVDKARSRETGGTGLGLAIARQAVLLHQGNIQCRSEIGQGSVFTITLPLKYRK; the protein is encoded by the coding sequence ATGAAGAAGAGAAGTATACAGAATCAATTGAATATTGCTTTTGTATCAATCGGCGTGATCGGAATCTTGACGGTTACTTTTATCATGGCTTTTTTGGTTTATAATAATTATAATCGGGAACTGGAGCGGAAGATGGCGATGGAGTCCAACATGATTGCGGGTGAGTTGGCGGCGCAGAACTTTTTTAACCGTTATTATTATGAACTGGAGAAATTGTCGGTTTTTGCGGAAGTGAGTCATCGGGTTTTAATTTTGAACCGTCAGGCCAGTGTGATTTATGATACTGAGGATATTGATCGGGGAAAGCTTTATGCGGTGCCGGAGGTGATTCAGGCTTTGAACGGAAAGCTGTCCTATGCCTATGCCAAGCAAAGGGAAGTGCGGATGGTGGTCTTGCCGGCTAAGGGTATTGACAGCGATGTGATTCAGGGTGTAGTGGTGGTGATGGCTTCTAACCGTGAGGTGATGGCAACACTGCGGATGATGATATATGCCGGTTTGGGCGTGATTGTTTCGGTGATTTTTTTGATTTTGATGGCAAGCTTTTGGTTGTCCGGTTTTATTACTAAGCCGTTTACTGAGCTGACCAGGCAACTGAACCGGATTAAGGACGGTAATTTTGATGAGATCAAGGGTGATGAGCGGGCCAAGGAGGTTGATGAAATCATTAGCGCGGCGAATCATATGATTCGCAATTTAAAGGATATTGAGGAAAATCATAAGCAGTTTGTGGCCAATGTCAGCCATGAACTGAAAACGCCGCTGAGTTCGATCAAGGTGTTGAGCGATTCGTTGCTGGGGCAAAGCAATATCGAAGAAGAGCTGTATCAGGAGTTTTTGCAGGATATCAGTAATGAGGTGGAGCGGGAAAACCGGATTATCAATGATTTGCTGACTCTGTCAAAAATGGGCAATCAATCAACTGCCCTTAACATTAAGGAAATTTCAGTGAATGAACTGCTGGAAACGGTGATGAAACGCTTAAAGCCGCTGGCTGATAAAAAGGGAATTCAGATGTTTTTTGAAAGTAGCCGGGAGATTCAGGCGGAACTGGATGAGATTCAGATTACTTTAGCGTTCAGTAATTTGGTGGAAAATGCGATTAAATACAATCAGGAAAACGGTGTGATTCATGCCAAATTAGACAGCGATTTGAAAAACTTTACCGTTGAAATTATAGATACGGGGATAGGGATTACCGAGGAAGAAATATATCATATTTTTGATCGCTTTTACCGGGTCGATAAGGCCAGGTCGAGGGAAACCGGCGGTACCGGTTTGGGGCTTGCGATTGCCAGGCAGGCGGTTTTGCTGCATCAGGGCAATATTCAGTGCCGCAGCGAGATTGGCCAAGGTTCGGTGTTTACGATTACTTTGCCGTTAAAATACAGAAAATAA
- a CDS encoding DNA-binding protein produces the protein MDKKDEVMLVNQEFLAKKIYVVRGQKVMLDFELAEIYGYETKVFNQQVKNNIEKFDDDFRFQLTKDEWEFLRSKNLTSKSELGSGGRRYMPFVFTEAGIYMLMTVLKGELAVKQSKALIRTFKQMKDYIVENQGLIGQREFLQLSMQITSNVAEIQDLRRDLMNVEDKVAEVIDTLGNVVQKSDLSEVILDFSNPQVKRGFLLLNGQLMEANLVYKEIYDTAQKSIYIVDNYIGVKTLVLLKDISSSVEIIIFSDNIGKGLHALEYQDFCREYPQRKIKFQKSGGEFHDRYIIIDWNTGNQRIYHCGASSKDAGERVTTVSEVVDQIIYTDLINRLLKNSVLRLK, from the coding sequence ATTGATAAAAAAGATGAGGTAATGCTTGTAAATCAAGAATTTCTTGCGAAAAAGATTTATGTAGTCAGGGGACAGAAGGTCATGCTGGACTTTGAGCTTGCAGAGATTTATGGATATGAAACGAAGGTTTTTAATCAGCAAGTTAAGAATAATATTGAGAAATTTGACGACGATTTCAGGTTCCAACTCACAAAAGATGAATGGGAATTTTTGAGGTCAAAAAATTTGACCTCAAAATCAGAACTGGGTTCCGGCGGTAGAAGATACATGCCTTTTGTTTTCACTGAAGCCGGGATCTATATGCTGATGACGGTTCTTAAAGGTGAACTTGCAGTCAAGCAGAGTAAGGCACTGATTCGTACATTCAAGCAAATGAAAGACTACATTGTAGAAAATCAAGGTTTGATTGGGCAAAGGGAGTTTTTGCAGCTGTCAATGCAGATAACAAGTAATGTTGCTGAAATACAGGACTTAAGGCGAGATTTGATGAATGTGGAAGATAAGGTGGCAGAGGTGATTGACACTTTAGGGAATGTTGTTCAAAAGTCTGACTTATCGGAAGTGATTCTTGACTTTAGTAATCCGCAGGTAAAAAGAGGATTTTTGCTTTTAAACGGACAGTTGATGGAAGCAAATCTTGTTTATAAAGAGATTTATGATACAGCGCAAAAGAGTATTTATATTGTCGATAACTACATTGGGGTTAAGACCTTGGTATTGTTAAAGGATATATCATCATCGGTAGAAATCATTATTTTCAGTGACAACATTGGCAAGGGACTTCATGCGCTTGAATATCAAGATTTTTGCCGGGAGTATCCGCAGAGAAAGATTAAGTTTCAGAAATCCGGCGGGGAGTTTCATGACAGGTATATTATTATCGACTGGAATACAGGGAATCAGCGGATATATCATTGCGGAGCGTCGTCTAAGGATGCCGGGGAAAGAGTCACAACGGTATCGGAAGTAGTTGACCAAATTATCTATACGGATCTCATAAACAGGCTTTTGAAAAATTCGGTGTTGAGGTTAAAATAG
- a CDS encoding DNA-binding response regulator, with product MAKRILVVDDEKLIVKGLKFSLEQDGYLVDTAFDGEMALEQAGKNGYDLIILDVMLPGKDGMEVLRQIRERSMTPVMMLTAKGDDMDKILGLEYGADDYITKPFNILEVKARMKAILRRNEAAAAQRREQEDMTLAAGLLSLRPESRQVFMDGREIVLTVKEFDLLEHLMRNPNKVYSRENLLSIVWGYDYPGDVRTVDVHIRRLREKIERTPGEPEYIMTKWGIGYYFSLL from the coding sequence GTGGCGAAAAGGATTTTAGTGGTGGATGATGAGAAGCTGATTGTCAAGGGTTTGAAGTTTAGCCTGGAGCAGGACGGCTACTTGGTGGATACGGCTTTTGATGGCGAAATGGCTTTGGAGCAGGCGGGAAAAAATGGTTATGATTTGATTATTTTGGATGTGATGCTGCCGGGCAAGGATGGTATGGAGGTGCTGCGTCAGATTAGGGAGAGGAGCATGACGCCGGTAATGATGTTGACCGCCAAGGGCGATGATATGGATAAGATTTTGGGTTTGGAGTATGGTGCGGATGATTATATTACCAAGCCTTTTAATATTTTGGAGGTGAAGGCGCGAATGAAGGCGATTTTGCGCCGGAACGAAGCAGCGGCGGCACAGCGGCGGGAGCAGGAGGATATGACGCTTGCGGCTGGTCTTTTGTCCTTGCGGCCGGAGAGTCGGCAGGTTTTTATGGACGGGCGGGAGATTGTTTTAACGGTTAAGGAGTTTGACTTGCTGGAGCATCTGATGCGGAATCCGAATAAGGTTTACAGTCGTGAGAATTTGTTGAGTATTGTTTGGGGCTATGATTATCCGGGCGATGTGCGGACGGTGGATGTTCATATTCGCCGTTTGCGAGAGAAGATTGAGCGGACGCCGGGAGAGCCGGAGTATATTATGACGAAGTGGGGGATAGGGTATTACTTTTCGCTGCTTTAA
- a CDS encoding DUF3048 domain-containing protein: MKYQRILLACLCIILAAAAASCGKKEPTFEEKQAAAEEKLKQEREEQEKQRQAEEARIAEEKRKEEEEKKRLAEEEKRKPKSPLSGLTMQEDLRNRRSVGIMISNIEHALPQSGIESAEVIYETLAEGGITRLFALFHEFDNEKIGPVRSCRHYFLDFALDHDAIYLHAGQSPQGEVAIKELKISDINSISYLSNIAFYLDPNRKRPHSTYTSYDRVMIGWEKQNYRKEPNPETGTKLHFSQDEEILLPAGKTIHTLKLPFSYIDTPYFTYDEEKKEYLRFQFGKPHIDVETGNQLRFTNIILQIVDVWNIKGDDAGRVDMKLLGEGKGYFFTRGKMVPITWKKESHVKTTHYYDEKGQEILLNPGKTWIAVYPSGRLDLVEMSEE, from the coding sequence ATGAAATATCAAAGGATTCTGTTGGCATGTTTATGCATTATACTGGCGGCAGCAGCAGCCAGTTGCGGCAAAAAGGAGCCGACCTTTGAGGAGAAGCAGGCGGCGGCCGAGGAAAAGCTGAAGCAGGAAAGGGAAGAGCAGGAAAAGCAAAGACAGGCCGAGGAAGCCAGAATAGCCGAAGAAAAAAGAAAAGAGGAGGAGGAGAAAAAGCGGCTGGCGGAAGAGGAGAAGCGGAAGCCGAAAAGTCCTTTATCCGGACTGACGATGCAGGAAGACCTGAGGAACCGCCGGTCGGTGGGGATTATGATCAGCAATATTGAGCATGCCCTGCCGCAGTCGGGGATTGAGTCGGCGGAGGTGATTTACGAAACCTTGGCTGAGGGCGGAATTACCCGTTTATTTGCGCTTTTTCATGAATTTGATAATGAAAAAATCGGGCCGGTGCGGAGTTGCCGTCATTATTTTCTGGATTTTGCACTTGATCATGACGCAATTTATCTGCATGCCGGTCAGTCACCACAGGGAGAGGTGGCGATTAAGGAACTTAAAATTTCGGATATCAACTCCATCAGTTATTTAAGCAATATTGCCTTTTATTTGGATCCTAACCGGAAACGACCGCATAGTACTTATACCAGCTACGACCGGGTAATGATCGGCTGGGAAAAGCAAAATTACCGGAAGGAACCGAATCCGGAAACCGGAACGAAGCTGCATTTTTCTCAGGATGAAGAAATTCTGCTGCCGGCGGGTAAGACGATTCATACCTTAAAGCTGCCGTTTTCCTATATTGACACACCTTATTTTACCTATGATGAGGAGAAAAAAGAGTATCTGCGTTTTCAGTTCGGCAAACCGCATATTGATGTGGAAACCGGCAATCAATTGCGTTTTACTAATATTATTCTGCAGATTGTTGATGTTTGGAACATCAAGGGCGACGATGCCGGCCGGGTCGATATGAAGCTGCTTGGCGAGGGCAAGGGTTATTTCTTTACCCGCGGCAAGATGGTACCGATTACCTGGAAAAAAGAATCGCATGTTAAAACGACGCATTATTATGATGAAAAGGGCCAGGAGATTTTGCTTAATCCGGGTAAAACTTGGATTGCTGTTTATCCGTCCGGACGGCTTGATCTGGTAGAGATGAGCGAAGAATAG
- a CDS encoding rRNA maturation RNase YbeY, with product MIEFYDMNELMNREMAEFAARTAERAVALLALPAAVDICLNIVTPEEIRELNAEQREIDSVTDVLSFPMLFFESPMEEAAFSQADVSALNPETGNIFLGDIILCFAKAEEQAAEYGHSLEREVAFLIVHSLLHLVGYDHMTAEEEAEMFGRQEEMLKEMNINR from the coding sequence ATGATTGAATTTTATGACATGAATGAATTAATGAATAGGGAAATGGCGGAGTTTGCTGCCCGGACAGCGGAACGGGCAGTTGCTTTGCTGGCCTTGCCGGCGGCGGTTGATATCTGCCTCAATATTGTCACGCCGGAGGAAATCCGGGAGTTGAATGCCGAGCAAAGAGAGATTGACAGTGTAACGGATGTGTTGTCTTTTCCTATGCTTTTCTTTGAAAGCCCAATGGAGGAAGCGGCCTTTTCTCAGGCCGATGTCAGTGCCTTAAATCCGGAAACCGGGAATATCTTTTTGGGTGATATTATTTTATGTTTTGCGAAAGCCGAGGAGCAGGCGGCGGAATATGGGCATAGTTTAGAGAGGGAGGTTGCGTTTTTAATTGTGCATAGCCTCCTGCATTTGGTCGGCTATGATCATATGACGGCGGAGGAAGAGGCGGAGATGTTTGGCCGCCAGGAAGAAATGCTGAAGGAAATGAATATTAACCGTTAA
- a CDS encoding phosphate starvation-inducible protein PhoH, with the protein MAEEKIVAESDMLPILFGEYDNNIKKIEKNLDVFITNRDGQVKIMGDEKNVKMAGNVIDQLLDLTKKQKALEEQNVDYAITMAKESTGESVSSLYDDFICVTTRGKYIRPKTFGQKQYLDMLNKYMIVFGVGPAGTGKTYIAMAKAITAFKNNEVSRIILTRPAIEAGEKLGFLPGDLQSKVDPYLRPLYDALYEIMGAESFLKNMEKGLIEVAPLAYMRGRTLDNAYIVLDEAQNTTPAQMKMFLTRIGFGSKAIITGDITQKDLPFDKESGLESAMKILKNIDEVGICRLTSKDVVRHPLVQKIINAYEKEENKKNHSKPDRYKSAGRRMHQ; encoded by the coding sequence ATGGCGGAAGAAAAAATTGTAGCGGAATCCGATATGCTGCCGATTTTATTCGGAGAGTATGATAATAATATAAAGAAAATTGAAAAGAATCTGGATGTATTTATCACTAATCGGGATGGGCAGGTTAAAATCATGGGCGATGAAAAAAACGTTAAGATGGCAGGGAATGTGATTGACCAGCTGCTGGATTTGACCAAAAAGCAAAAGGCGCTGGAGGAGCAGAATGTGGACTATGCGATTACCATGGCCAAGGAATCAACCGGTGAGAGCGTTTCTTCTTTGTATGACGATTTTATTTGCGTTACTACCAGAGGCAAATATATCCGACCCAAAACCTTTGGTCAAAAGCAATATCTGGATATGCTGAATAAATATATGATTGTGTTCGGCGTGGGGCCGGCCGGTACGGGTAAAACTTATATTGCTATGGCTAAGGCGATTACGGCTTTTAAAAATAATGAGGTCAGCCGGATTATTTTGACCCGGCCGGCGATTGAAGCGGGCGAGAAGCTGGGGTTTTTGCCGGGCGACCTGCAATCGAAGGTAGACCCTTATTTAAGGCCGCTATATGACGCTCTGTATGAGATTATGGGGGCGGAGAGTTTTTTGAAAAATATGGAAAAGGGCTTGATTGAAGTAGCGCCGCTGGCTTATATGCGGGGCAGAACACTGGACAATGCCTATATTGTGCTGGATGAAGCGCAAAATACAACGCCGGCGCAGATGAAGATGTTTTTAACCCGAATTGGCTTCGGCTCCAAGGCGATTATCACCGGTGACATCACGCAGAAGGATTTGCCCTTTGATAAGGAATCGGGACTGGAATCGGCCATGAAAATTTTAAAAAATATTGATGAGGTTGGAATTTGCCGGCTGACGTCCAAAGACGTTGTCCGCCATCCGCTGGTGCAGAAGATTATCAATGCCTATGAAAAAGAAGAAAACAAAAAAAATCATAGTAAACCGGACAGATATAAATCGGCCGGCCGCCGTATGCATCAATGA
- the larE gene encoding ATP-dependent sacrificial sulfur transferase LarE, whose amino-acid sequence MKDIAAKKEKLTAVLAAYLKEGLILALSGGVDSALLLACVGGLPEGDRERFLAVTFQTVLYPAEETETAGRLCAMYQLRHRLVRPGVQIPDSIRHNPQDRCYLCKKNLFQRVLELAQAENYGHIIDGTNADDLKVYRPGKKALEELGVKSPLAECGLTKAEIRAYAKELGLFLADKPSGSCYATRFPYGDFLDEAVIGRLAELEEFLRGFGLSQIRVRFHQPILRVELLPEEFACFLARREEALAKAAELGFVYLTLDVAGFRSGSMDIELLNPKS is encoded by the coding sequence TTGAAGGATATTGCAGCTAAGAAAGAAAAATTAACAGCCGTTTTAGCGGCGTATTTAAAAGAAGGCTTGATTTTGGCCTTATCCGGCGGCGTAGACAGCGCTTTGCTGCTGGCCTGCGTCGGCGGGCTGCCGGAAGGGGACAGGGAGCGATTTTTAGCAGTCACTTTTCAGACGGTTTTATATCCGGCCGAAGAAACGGAAACCGCCGGCAGGCTTTGCGCCATGTATCAGCTGAGGCATCGTTTGGTTCGGCCCGGAGTGCAAATTCCGGATTCCATTCGGCATAATCCGCAGGATCGCTGCTATTTGTGCAAAAAGAACTTGTTTCAGCGGGTTTTGGAGCTGGCTCAAGCCGAAAACTACGGGCATATCATTGACGGCACCAATGCCGATGATTTGAAGGTTTACCGCCCGGGCAAGAAGGCTTTGGAGGAGCTGGGGGTAAAAAGCCCCCTGGCTGAGTGTGGTCTGACCAAAGCCGAGATCAGGGCCTATGCCAAAGAATTAGGGCTGTTTTTGGCGGATAAGCCGTCGGGATCTTGCTATGCAACCCGGTTTCCCTATGGAGATTTTTTGGATGAGGCGGTGATTGGTCGCTTGGCGGAGTTAGAGGAATTTTTGCGCGGCTTTGGTCTTAGTCAGATACGGGTTCGCTTTCATCAGCCGATTTTGCGGGTGGAGTTGCTGCCGGAGGAGTTTGCCTGCTTTTTGGCCAGACGGGAGGAAGCCCTAGCCAAAGCAGCGGAGTTGGGCTTTGTTTATTTAACCTTAGATGTGGCTGGATTTCGTTCCGGCAGTATGGATATTGAACTTTTAAACCCCAAGAGCTGA
- the larC gene encoding nickel pincer cofactor biosynthesis protein LarC, with product MKTLYLECFSGMSGNMFLAAMLELGVELDYLKRELSKLRLDDEFALEVSTMDKNGIAATYVDVILKKESHDHHHEHEYHHDHDHHHDHDHYHDHDHYHDHDHHHDHDHHHEEGSHTHEHTHIHRNLADIHQIIEKSDLSLRVQELAKKVFGFVARAESRVHGKPLNEVHFHEVGAIDSIVDIVGAAICVDCLGIEKAAASRVAVGTGFVRCAHGLMPLPAPATLEILKEAGIPYYQTEIKGELLTPTGAAILAALVSEYGPMPEGLLTATGYGAGKRDQVIPNVVRTSLLEKAGAAAGLESEVLELRFQVDDMTGEELGFFMELMLAEGAKDIYYQPIFMKKNRPATAVTILLNPADLDYFSELIFKHTSTLGFRHMLCPRREMERQNLESSLGGETYQVKIAQWQNTQKISYEYEDIKRIALKQNKTLQEVLNEISFSVFESIRRQKESQTNLNEQE from the coding sequence ATGAAAACTTTATATTTGGAATGTTTTTCCGGTATGAGCGGCAATATGTTTTTGGCGGCTATGTTGGAACTGGGCGTAGAGCTTGATTATTTGAAGCGGGAACTGAGTAAGCTTCGTTTGGATGATGAATTTGCACTGGAAGTATCGACCATGGATAAAAACGGGATTGCTGCCACCTATGTGGATGTTATTTTAAAAAAGGAAAGTCATGACCACCATCATGAGCATGAGTATCATCATGACCATGATCACCATCACGACCATGACCATTATCATGATCATGACCACTACCATGACCATGATCACCATCATGACCACGACCATCATCATGAAGAGGGCAGCCATACTCATGAACATACCCATATCCACCGAAACTTAGCGGATATTCACCAGATTATTGAAAAAAGTGATTTGTCACTGCGGGTACAGGAGCTGGCTAAAAAAGTTTTTGGTTTTGTGGCCAGAGCAGAAAGCAGGGTTCATGGCAAGCCCTTAAATGAAGTTCATTTTCATGAGGTGGGAGCGATTGATTCCATTGTCGATATTGTCGGGGCAGCAATTTGTGTGGATTGTCTGGGAATTGAAAAGGCAGCTGCCAGCCGGGTAGCGGTAGGAACGGGCTTTGTGCGCTGTGCGCATGGCCTGATGCCACTGCCGGCACCGGCAACTTTGGAAATATTAAAAGAAGCAGGTATTCCCTATTATCAGACGGAAATTAAGGGGGAACTGCTGACGCCGACCGGAGCAGCAATTTTGGCGGCGCTGGTCAGCGAATATGGCCCGATGCCGGAGGGGCTGCTGACGGCCACCGGTTATGGCGCCGGCAAGAGAGATCAGGTCATTCCCAATGTAGTCAGAACTTCCCTGCTGGAAAAAGCAGGCGCGGCGGCCGGACTGGAATCGGAGGTGCTGGAACTTCGGTTTCAGGTGGATGATATGACCGGAGAAGAATTGGGCTTTTTTATGGAGCTGATGTTAGCCGAAGGGGCAAAGGATATTTATTATCAGCCGATTTTTATGAAAAAAAATCGCCCGGCCACCGCGGTTACGATTTTACTGAATCCGGCGGATTTGGATTACTTCAGCGAATTGATTTTTAAGCATACTTCGACCTTGGGCTTTCGCCATATGCTTTGCCCGCGCCGGGAAATGGAGCGGCAAAATCTGGAAAGCAGCTTAGGCGGGGAGACGTATCAGGTTAAGATTGCCCAGTGGCAAAATACGCAAAAAATTTCCTATGAGTATGAGGATATTAAGCGGATTGCTTTAAAGCAAAACAAGACCTTACAGGAGGTTTTAAACGAGATTTCTTTTTCGGTGTTTGAATCTATCCGCCGGCAGAAGGAAAGCCAAACGAACTTGAATGAGCAGGAGTAG